From one Formosa sediminum genomic stretch:
- a CDS encoding SDR family NAD(P)-dependent oxidoreductase — MRNYIVIGGSSGIGEQLVNLLEAEGSQVTATYHTNICKDRNQVRYIPFDATTDTLDLDSLPSEIHGVAYCPGSINLKPFHRFKESDYVADFKLQVTGAIKVIQQLLPRLKASAEASIVLFSTVAVQQGFSFHSQVALSKGAIEGLTRALAAELAPIIRVNAIAPSLTDTKLAGRLLSSPEKKEHQSKMNPLKKVGEPLDVAKTALFLLTPNSSWITGQILHVDGGVSSVK; from the coding sequence ATGAGAAATTATATCGTTATTGGAGGTTCGTCCGGTATTGGAGAACAACTGGTTAATTTACTTGAAGCCGAAGGTTCGCAAGTTACTGCAACCTATCACACCAACATTTGTAAAGACCGAAACCAAGTGAGGTATATACCTTTTGATGCTACTACAGATACTTTGGATTTAGATAGTTTACCATCAGAAATACATGGGGTAGCTTATTGTCCAGGGAGTATAAACTTAAAGCCTTTTCACCGTTTTAAAGAAAGCGATTATGTTGCAGATTTTAAGTTGCAAGTTACAGGTGCAATTAAAGTTATACAGCAACTTTTACCCAGATTAAAAGCGAGTGCAGAAGCCTCTATTGTTTTGTTTTCTACAGTAGCTGTACAACAGGGATTTAGTTTTCATTCGCAAGTTGCCTTGTCTAAAGGCGCTATAGAAGGTTTAACAAGAGCTTTGGCTGCAGAGCTTGCTCCAATTATTCGTGTGAATGCAATTGCACCTTCATTAACAGATACAAAATTAGCTGGTCGTTTGTTAAGCAGCCCAGAAAAGAAAGAGCATCAATCTAAAATGAATCCGCTTAAAAAAGTTGGAGAACCTTTAGATGTCGCTAAAACTGCATTATTTTTGTTAACACCTAATTCATCTTGGATTACTGGACAAATTCTTCATGTAGATGGTGGTGTTTCATCGGTTAAATAA
- a CDS encoding hydrogen peroxide-inducible genes activator, with the protein MTLQQLQYVIALDTYRHFVTAAEKCFVTQPTITIQVKKLEEEIGFLIFDKSKFPLKPTDLGEVFILKSKEILREVSELKNMVNIELENLEGEYRMAVIPTISSYLIPLISGSISKKYPNTILKIEEMESDHIIKALQKKEIDIGILVTPLNEPFIRETKLYNEPFIFYGHKDFFNTEKQTISIEEIEHLKNIWLLEKGHCFRNQVLNICGQLENTKNIQFKSGSIEALKKMVDNYGGFTLVPEMAIHSTDLGLVIPFSEPKPIREVSLVTHHTFSKDVLLDALRVEILEHTPKAFEKNERFIKINWR; encoded by the coding sequence ATGACCTTACAACAACTACAGTATGTAATTGCATTAGACACTTATAGACACTTTGTTACAGCTGCAGAAAAATGTTTTGTAACACAACCTACTATTACCATTCAAGTAAAAAAATTAGAGGAAGAAATAGGTTTTTTAATTTTCGATAAAAGTAAATTTCCTTTAAAACCCACAGATTTAGGAGAGGTTTTTATTTTAAAATCTAAAGAAATTTTGCGAGAAGTAAGCGAATTAAAAAACATGGTAAATATTGAATTAGAAAATCTAGAAGGCGAATATCGTATGGCGGTAATTCCAACTATTTCTTCGTATTTAATACCTCTTATTTCTGGTTCCATTTCAAAAAAATATCCGAATACCATTTTAAAAATTGAAGAGATGGAAAGTGACCACATTATAAAAGCCCTTCAAAAAAAAGAAATAGATATTGGTATTCTGGTTACACCACTAAACGAACCTTTTATAAGAGAAACTAAACTTTACAACGAGCCATTTATATTTTATGGGCACAAAGATTTTTTTAATACTGAGAAGCAAACAATTTCTATAGAAGAAATAGAACATTTAAAAAACATATGGCTTTTAGAAAAAGGGCATTGTTTTAGGAATCAGGTCTTAAACATCTGTGGACAACTTGAAAATACTAAAAACATTCAATTTAAAAGCGGGTCTATCGAGGCTTTAAAGAAAATGGTTGATAATTATGGCGGATTTACTTTAGTACCAGAAATGGCAATTCACTCTACCGATTTGGGATTAGTTATTCCTTTTTCAGAACCGAAACCAATTAGAGAAGTAAGCTTAGTTACCCACCATACTTTTTCTAAAGATGTCTTACTAGATGCCTTAAGAGTAGAAATCTTAGAGCATACTCCAAAAGCATTTGAAAAAAACGAACGCTTTATTAAAATTAATTGGAGATAA
- a CDS encoding DUF885 domain-containing protein has product MKHFFLKPTLALCAITVFLSCKTEPKTSTISDVDSVAESKKVNVFFQKAFDKQVELNPEFQTRLGIKTDYGKLNDNSPEAEVRDLKINEAYLVWLTDSVNVDALSEDALLSYTLFKQRVEHSINDYKYRLHNYPVNQMHGAQSGKPAFLINMHRIDNVADAEAYISRLEAFKTYFSQLVENLKAREDIGVMPPKFVYDKVIQDSENILVGQPFDESDSQSTLLKDFTKKVNALDIDDAEKTILEQKAKIALLEFVKPAYSGLIAFMRAQKERANTDHGAWKFPDGEAFYNNAIRRTTTTDLTANEIHNIGLSEVARIHKEMDAIRTRVGFDGTLQEFFQFMKTDQQFYYPTTAEGKAAYLDKAVHIIDSMKTRLDEIFITKPKTDIMVKAVEPFREKSAGKAFYNRPAADGSRPGIYYANLYDMSMMPTYQMEALAYHEGIPGHHMQLAIQQELENVHMFRKFGGYTAYTEGWGLYSEFVPKEMGFYSDPYSDFGRLAMELWRACRLVVDTGIHAKKWTREEGIKYYTDNTPNAELDAIKMVERHIVMPGQATAYKIGMLKILELRNKANEALGDKFDVREFHEVVLSHGAIPLNVLEDFVDNYIASKTENSDI; this is encoded by the coding sequence ATGAAACACTTTTTTTTAAAACCCACATTAGCCTTATGCGCTATAACGGTATTTCTTTCATGTAAAACAGAGCCCAAAACCTCAACTATTTCAGACGTAGATAGTGTTGCAGAATCTAAAAAAGTTAATGTTTTTTTTCAAAAAGCATTTGATAAGCAAGTTGAATTGAACCCTGAATTTCAAACCAGACTTGGAATCAAAACAGATTACGGTAAATTAAATGATAATTCTCCTGAAGCTGAAGTTCGCGACTTGAAAATTAACGAAGCATATTTAGTGTGGTTAACAGACTCTGTAAATGTAGATGCATTATCAGAAGATGCATTGTTAAGCTATACTTTATTTAAACAACGTGTAGAGCATAGTATAAACGATTATAAATACAGGTTACATAATTATCCAGTAAATCAAATGCATGGCGCACAATCAGGTAAGCCTGCTTTTTTAATAAACATGCACCGTATTGATAATGTGGCAGATGCCGAAGCTTATATTTCTAGATTGGAAGCGTTTAAAACATATTTTTCTCAATTGGTAGAAAATTTAAAAGCTCGTGAAGATATAGGTGTTATGCCTCCAAAATTTGTTTACGATAAAGTTATTCAAGATTCAGAAAATATTTTGGTTGGTCAACCTTTCGATGAGTCCGATTCTCAAAGTACGTTGCTTAAAGATTTTACTAAAAAAGTAAATGCATTAGATATAGATGATGCAGAAAAAACAATTTTAGAACAGAAAGCCAAAATAGCCCTATTAGAGTTTGTTAAACCAGCTTATAGCGGACTTATTGCTTTTATGAGAGCCCAAAAAGAGCGTGCCAATACAGATCATGGCGCTTGGAAATTTCCTGATGGCGAAGCCTTTTATAATAATGCTATAAGGAGAACAACTACAACAGATTTAACAGCAAACGAAATACATAATATAGGATTATCTGAAGTTGCAAGAATTCATAAAGAAATGGATGCAATTCGTACTCGTGTAGGTTTTGATGGGACATTACAAGAGTTTTTTCAATTTATGAAAACAGATCAGCAATTTTACTATCCAACAACTGCAGAGGGAAAGGCCGCTTATCTTGATAAAGCCGTTCATATTATAGATAGTATGAAAACAAGGCTGGACGAAATTTTTATTACAAAACCCAAAACAGATATTATGGTTAAAGCTGTAGAGCCGTTTAGAGAAAAATCTGCTGGAAAAGCTTTTTATAATCGTCCAGCTGCAGACGGATCTAGACCCGGAATTTATTATGCAAATTTATACGATATGAGTATGATGCCAACTTACCAAATGGAGGCATTAGCTTACCATGAAGGAATTCCAGGACACCATATGCAACTTGCTATTCAACAAGAATTAGAAAATGTGCATATGTTCAGAAAATTTGGAGGTTATACAGCTTATACAGAAGGTTGGGGATTATATTCAGAATTTGTACCTAAAGAAATGGGGTTTTATTCAGATCCGTATTCAGATTTTGGCCGTCTAGCCATGGAATTATGGAGAGCTTGTAGGTTAGTTGTGGATACAGGAATTCATGCAAAAAAATGGACAAGAGAAGAGGGTATTAAGTATTATACAGATAATACTCCAAATGCAGAGTTAGATGCGATTAAAATGGTAGAACGACACATTGTTATGCCAGGTCAAGCTACAGCATATAAAATAGGAATGCTTAAAATTTTAGAATTACGCAACAAAGCAAATGAAGCTTTAGGAGATAAATTTGATGTTCGCGAATTTCATGAAGTCGTGCTTTCGCATGGTGCAATACCTTTAAATGTTTTAGAAGATTTTGTAGATAATTATATTGCTTCTAAAACAGAAAATAGTGATATTTAA